A region from the Alnus glutinosa chromosome 5, dhAlnGlut1.1, whole genome shotgun sequence genome encodes:
- the LOC133869394 gene encoding uncharacterized protein LOC133869394 codes for MKPKIISWNVRGLNEGDKRLKVRNLLRQWKTDIVCLQETKLVFVSNSLVRSLWGCHFVDWCHLASRGASGGILIMWDRRIVEKIDVYVGEFVVACSFRSVADNFSWAFAGVYGPNLDSLRSSLWDELAGLHSWWELPWCIGGDFNVTCFPAERSRDVRLNAAMTEFSDFIFEQDLMDLPLAGGPFTWSNNQEIPSWSRLDRFLVSPEWEVKFPGSLQKRLPRLCSDHFPILLDCGGVHWGPRPFKFENMWLKAEGFVDKVRLWWEFYRFQGSPSFIFSQKLKALKNDIKRWNEQEFGNVELRKKLHMEELCALDNLEEQHGLTSEEKARKCGVIRDLESSILQEEISWR; via the coding sequence ATGAAGCCCAAAATCATttcttggaatgttagagggttaaACGAGGGTGACAAGCGGTTGAAAGTAAGAAATTTATTAAGGCAATGGAAGACTGATATTGtttgcttgcaagaaactaaaCTGGTTTTTGTTTCTAACAGTTTAGTGAGAAGTCTATGGGGTTGTCACTTTGTTGATTGGTGCCACTTAGCTTCTCGCGGGGCCTCTGGTGGTATATTaattatgtgggatagaaggattGTAGAGAAGATTGATGTGTATGTGGGCGAGTTCGTTGTTGCCTGTTCTTTCAGAAGCGTTGCTGATAACTTCTCTTGGGCTTTTGCTGGGGTCTACGGTCCTAACCTTGACTCTCTTAGAAGCTCTctctgggatgagttggctggtcTTCATTCTTGGTGGGAATTGCCTTGGTGcattgggggtgatttcaatgtcacaTGCTTTCCTGCTGAAAGATCTAGAGACGTTCGTCTTAATGCGGCTATGACAGAGTTTtcggattttatttttgagcagGATCTTATGGACCTTCCTCTTGCAGGAGGGCCTtttacgtggtctaataatcagGAGATTCCCTCTTGGTCTCGCcttgatagatttcttgtttctccagaaTGGGAAGTTAAGTTTCCAGGTTCCCTTcagaaaaggcttccaagactgtgttctgatcattttcctattcttcttgattgtggaggAGTTCATTGGGGTCCCAGACCGTTCAAGTTCGAAAATATGTGGTTaaaggctgaagggtttgtggataaGGTGCGTCTTTGGTGGGAGTTTTATCGTTTTCAAGGCTCGCCCAGTTTCATcttctctcaaaagcttaaggctttgAAGAATGATATTAAAAGATGGAATGAACAGGAGTTTGGCAATGTGGAATTACGCAAAAAATTGCATATGGAAGAATTGTGTGCTCTTGATAATTTAGAGGAACAACATGGTTTAACTTCCGAAGAAAAGGCGAGGAAATGTGGGGTCATCAGAGATTTGGAGAGTTCTATTTTACAGGAGGAGATTAGCTGGAGATAG